A stretch of Abyssogena phaseoliformis symbiont OG214 DNA encodes these proteins:
- the secG gene encoding preprotein translocase subunit SecG: MSFQLILIVHILLALGLIALILMQHGKGADAGAAFGAGASGSVFGARGANSFLYKLTASLAFGFFLTSLILAYLATNDNDSGVNSELTSIMEQVTGETVPSDVPMVVMPISTESDISDIPNQ, encoded by the coding sequence ATGTCGTTTCAACTTATTTTAATTGTTCATATATTATTGGCACTAGGTTTAATTGCTTTAATTTTAATGCAACATGGCAAGGGTGCTGATGCAGGTGCTGCTTTTGGTGCAGGTGCTTCTGGGTCAGTTTTTGGTGCACGAGGTGCAAATTCATTTCTTTACAAGTTAACTGCCAGTTTGGCTTTTGGTTTCTTTCTAACCAGTTTGATATTGGCTTATTTAGCAACCAATGACAATGACAGTGGTGTTAATAGCGAACTAACAAGTATTATGGAACAAGTAACAGGCGAGACAGTTCCATCTGACGTGCCTATGGTTGTTATGCCCATCTCAACTGAGTCAGATATTAGCGATATTCCAAATCAGTAA
- the tpiA gene encoding triose-phosphate isomerase yields MRQVIIAGNWKMNASKEATNTLVMGILSGMADVKSKVIVCVPSPYMSQVEALAVHSQLNLGAQNLNINASGAFTGEISADMIKDFGAQYVIVGHSERRSLYGETDEIVAQKVQVTLDNNLTPLFCIGELLEDRESGNTQVVVSKQIQAVIDQVGIDAFKNIIVAYEPVWAIGTGVTATPQQAQDTHAFIRSMLAKHDADIAQTTPILYGGSMNPSNAAELLNCEDIDGGLIGGASLKAQDFLQICKAG; encoded by the coding sequence ATGCGTCAAGTAATCATAGCGGGCAACTGGAAAATGAATGCTTCAAAAGAAGCGACCAATACATTGGTTATGGGCATTCTTTCAGGCATGGCAGATGTTAAATCTAAGGTCATTGTTTGTGTGCCTTCACCTTATATGTCACAGGTTGAGGCATTGGCTGTACATTCACAACTTAATTTAGGCGCGCAGAACTTAAATATCAATGCATCGGGCGCTTTTACAGGTGAAATCAGTGCTGATATGATTAAAGATTTTGGTGCACAGTACGTTATTGTCGGTCATTCAGAACGCAGAAGTCTTTATGGTGAAACCGATGAGATTGTTGCACAAAAAGTACAAGTTACACTGGATAATAATTTAACCCCGCTTTTTTGTATCGGTGAATTGTTAGAAGACAGAGAATCTGGTAATACGCAAGTGGTTGTTTCAAAACAAATTCAAGCGGTGATTGATCAGGTTGGTATTGACGCGTTTAAAAATATTATTGTGGCTTATGAGCCTGTTTGGGCAATTGGCACAGGTGTTACCGCAACGCCACAGCAAGCACAGGACACACATGCCTTTATTCGTTCAATGTTAGCTAAACACGACGCTGATATCGCGCAAACCACCCCAATTCTTTATGGCGGTAGTATGAATCCTAGTAACGCAGCTGAATTGCTTAATTGTGAAGATATTGACGGCGGTCTAATTGGGGGCGCTTCACTTAAAGCACAAGATTTCTTACAAATTTGTAAAGCAGGTTAA
- a CDS encoding YqhA family protein: protein MSGLEKYFEKLLWGSRHMVLAAVISSLLLSLLLFVITAVDVAALLVHAFDYISATTEVRKLLKIELVAHTVGSIDGFLLATILLIFSLGLYELFISDIDEAKESGQSSKVLVINSLDDLKSKLAKVILMILVVTFFEVSLSMSFNSALDLMYFSLGILMVSLALYFGSKSSH, encoded by the coding sequence ATGAGTGGTTTAGAAAAGTATTTTGAAAAATTATTGTGGGGTTCTCGCCACATGGTTTTGGCAGCTGTTATTTCGTCGTTACTGTTGTCATTATTACTATTTGTTATCACTGCAGTTGATGTGGCTGCTTTATTGGTGCACGCTTTTGATTATATTTCAGCCACAACAGAGGTTAGAAAGTTGTTAAAGATTGAATTGGTTGCGCATACGGTAGGTTCAATCGATGGATTTTTGTTAGCAACCATTTTGTTAATTTTCTCATTGGGTTTGTACGAGCTTTTTATTAGTGACATTGATGAGGCTAAAGAAAGTGGTCAGTCGTCTAAAGTTTTGGTGATTAATTCATTGGATGATTTGAAATCTAAACTTGCTAAGGTAATACTTATGATTTTAGTGGTGACTTTTTTTGAGGTGTCTTTGTCAATGTCATTTAATTCGGCATTGGATTTGATGTATTTTTCTTTGGGTATTTTAATGGTTTCTTTGGCCTTATATTTTGGCTCGAAATCTTCACACTAA